Proteins encoded together in one Polaribacter reichenbachii window:
- the proS gene encoding proline--tRNA ligase: MSKKLTKRTEDYSKWYNELVVKADLAENSAVRGCMVIKPYGFAIWEKMQAELDRMFKETGHENAYFPLFVPKSLFEAEEKNAEGFAKECAVVTHYRLQNDPDNEGKLRVDPEAKLEEELVVRPTSEAIIWNTYKGWIQSYRDLPLLINQWANVVRWEMRTRLFLRTAEFLWQEGHTAHATRTEAITEAKQMQDVYAEFAENFMAMPVVKGVKSDSERFAGAEDTYTIEALMQDGKALQAGTSHFLGQNFAKAFDVKYTSKEGKQEYVWATSWGVSTRLIGGLIMTHSDDNGLVLPPKLAPIQVVIVPIYKNDEQLDAISEKVNVIVKDLRKKGISVKFDDRDTFRPGAKFAEYELKGVPVRIAIGNRDLENGTLEIARRDTFEKQIVSQVDVVSFIENLLEEIQENLFTKAIDYRKEYTTVVDDFKEFKKAIKKGGFVSAHWDGTEETEDRIKEYTKATIRCIPNDAIEEEGVCVLTGNPSSKRVLFAKAY, encoded by the coding sequence ATGAGTAAGAAGTTAACGAAAAGAACAGAAGATTATTCTAAATGGTATAATGAATTAGTGGTTAAAGCTGATTTAGCAGAAAATTCTGCAGTAAGAGGTTGTATGGTAATTAAACCTTATGGTTTTGCTATTTGGGAAAAAATGCAAGCAGAACTAGATAGAATGTTTAAAGAAACGGGTCATGAGAATGCCTATTTTCCATTATTTGTTCCTAAAAGTTTATTTGAAGCCGAAGAAAAAAATGCAGAAGGTTTTGCTAAGGAATGTGCTGTAGTTACGCATTATCGTTTACAAAACGATCCTGATAATGAAGGTAAGTTAAGAGTAGACCCAGAAGCTAAATTAGAAGAAGAGTTAGTAGTTAGACCAACATCAGAAGCAATTATTTGGAATACTTATAAAGGATGGATTCAATCTTATAGAGATTTACCGCTTTTAATTAATCAATGGGCTAATGTTGTTCGATGGGAAATGAGAACTCGATTGTTTTTAAGAACCGCAGAATTTTTATGGCAAGAAGGTCATACTGCACACGCAACAAGAACTGAAGCAATTACAGAAGCAAAACAAATGCAAGATGTTTATGCTGAGTTTGCAGAAAATTTTATGGCAATGCCTGTTGTAAAAGGAGTAAAATCGGATAGTGAACGTTTTGCAGGTGCAGAAGATACTTATACTATTGAAGCTTTAATGCAAGATGGAAAAGCGTTACAAGCAGGTACATCTCATTTTTTAGGCCAGAATTTTGCTAAAGCCTTTGATGTGAAATATACTTCTAAAGAAGGTAAGCAAGAATACGTTTGGGCCACTTCTTGGGGAGTTTCTACACGTTTAATTGGTGGTTTAATAATGACACATTCAGATGATAATGGTTTAGTGCTACCTCCTAAATTGGCGCCAATACAAGTTGTTATTGTTCCTATATATAAGAATGATGAGCAATTGGATGCTATATCAGAAAAAGTAAATGTAATTGTAAAAGACTTAAGAAAGAAAGGTATTTCTGTTAAGTTTGATGATAGAGATACTTTTAGGCCAGGAGCAAAATTTGCAGAATACGAATTAAAAGGTGTGCCAGTAAGAATTGCTATTGGTAATCGTGATTTAGAAAATGGTACTTTAGAAATAGCTAGAAGAGATACTTTTGAAAAGCAAATTGTTTCTCAAGTTGATGTTGTTTCTTTTATTGAAAATCTGTTAGAGGAGATTCAAGAAAATTTATTTACAAAAGCAATAGATTATAGAAAAGAATACACAACTGTGGTTGATGATTTTAAAGAATTTAAAAAAGCAATTAAAAAAGGAGGTTTTGTTTCTGCTCATTGGGATGGAACAGAAGAAACTGAAGATAGAATAAAAGAATATACTAAAGCTACTATTAGATGTATACCTAATGATGCAATAGAAGAGGAAGGAGTTTGTGTTTTAACAGGAAATCCATCATCAAAAAGAGTACTTTTTGCTAAGGCATATTAA
- a CDS encoding TrmH family RNA methyltransferase, which translates to MSISKNQLKTITSLSQKKYRQKYNLFIAEGVKVVKELLNSSFEVDLLFATDDFETTISSDKIIRISDVELQKISNLKSPNKVLGLFKIPDEKSLQKNGLTIALDKVNDPGNLGTIIRLCDWFGVTQLICSKETVDCYNQKVVQASMGSLTRISIKYLDLENYLKEINLPSFIADMDGENVYKSELPKEAILIMGNEANGVSDAIKKLINNKISIPRFGETQETESLNVATATAILLSEFKRNV; encoded by the coding sequence ATGAGCATCTCAAAAAATCAACTTAAAACTATAACAAGTTTATCTCAAAAAAAGTATCGACAAAAATACAATTTGTTTATTGCAGAAGGTGTTAAAGTTGTTAAAGAACTATTAAACTCTTCTTTTGAGGTTGATCTTTTATTTGCTACCGATGATTTTGAAACTACAATTTCTTCGGATAAAATTATTAGAATTTCTGATGTTGAATTGCAAAAAATCAGCAATTTAAAATCTCCGAATAAAGTTTTAGGTTTATTTAAGATTCCTGATGAAAAATCGCTTCAAAAAAATGGATTAACGATTGCTTTAGATAAAGTAAATGACCCTGGTAATTTAGGAACAATTATTCGTTTGTGTGATTGGTTTGGGGTAACACAATTAATCTGCTCTAAAGAAACTGTAGATTGTTACAATCAGAAAGTTGTGCAAGCAAGTATGGGATCTTTAACAAGAATTTCTATTAAATATTTAGATTTAGAAAACTATTTAAAAGAAATCAATTTGCCATCATTTATTGCTGATATGGATGGTGAAAATGTATACAAATCTGAATTGCCAAAAGAAGCTATTTTAATTATGGGTAATGAGGCAAATGGAGTATCTGATGCAATTAAAAAGTTGATAAATAATAAAATATCAATACCTAGATTTGGAGAAACTCAAGAAACTGAAAGCTTAAATGTGGCAACTGCAACTGCTATTTTGTTAAGTGAATTTAAGAGAAATGTTTAG
- the rpsT gene encoding 30S ribosomal protein S20, whose protein sequence is MANHKSALKRIRSNESKRLRNKYQHKTTRNAVRDLRAVEDKTEAESKLGSVISMIDKLAKNNIIHKNKASNLKSKLTKHVAAI, encoded by the coding sequence ATGGCAAATCATAAGTCAGCATTAAAAAGAATTAGAAGTAACGAATCAAAAAGATTACGTAATAAATATCAGCATAAAACTACAAGAAATGCTGTTAGAGATTTACGTGCTGTTGAAGATAAAACAGAAGCTGAATCAAAATTAGGAAGTGTAATTTCTATGATTGATAAATTAGCTAAGAATAATATTATTCACAAGAATAAAGCTTCTAACTTAAAATCTAAATTAACGAAGCACGTTGCTGCTATCTAA
- a CDS encoding porin family protein encodes MIKKIILFSVFLMISATFFAQRERVENLPTFDKRKIHYGFYLGMNQNDFKLNLRNSDVFDADITVEPTYGFNVGLIAELRLHKNLSIRLEPGLVSNSKNIIFKHLNSTGNPQDSIREIGSTYLHFPVVFKFSTDRYKNIRPYLLAGVSYDHNFSSNEANQDDNSSGQFRMTTSNFMYEAGIGIDIYLSYFKFSPSIRGVFAINNEIKYDDDPNSNWTAPINFMGTRGIFLNFAFE; translated from the coding sequence ATGATTAAAAAAATTATTCTTTTTAGCGTTTTTCTGATGATCTCAGCAACATTTTTTGCACAAAGAGAGCGTGTAGAAAACTTACCAACTTTCGATAAACGAAAAATACATTATGGTTTTTATTTAGGAATGAATCAAAATGATTTTAAACTAAATTTAAGAAATAGCGATGTTTTTGATGCAGACATTACTGTAGAACCAACTTATGGTTTTAACGTAGGTTTAATTGCAGAATTACGCTTGCATAAAAATTTAAGTATACGTTTAGAGCCAGGTTTGGTAAGTAATTCTAAGAATATAATTTTTAAACATTTAAACTCTACAGGTAACCCACAAGATAGTATTAGAGAAATTGGCTCTACATATTTACATTTTCCAGTGGTTTTTAAATTTAGTACAGACAGGTACAAAAACATTCGTCCTTATTTATTGGCTGGTGTTTCTTACGATCATAATTTTTCTAGTAACGAAGCCAATCAAGATGATAATTCATCTGGACAGTTTAGAATGACAACTAGTAATTTTATGTATGAAGCAGGAATTGGGATTGATATTTACCTATCGTACTTTAAATTTTCACCTTCTATTCGTGGAGTTTTCGCTATCAACAATGAAATAAAATACGATGATGACCCTAACAGTAATTGGACAGCTCCTATAAATTTTATGGGAACTCGTGGTATTTTCTTGAATTTTGCTTTTGAATAA
- a CDS encoding BamA/TamA family outer membrane protein, with the protein MKKLSFYFLFILFLISCNSTKHVIEGEHMLIKNDIFIDSVKTQGADLQKYILQKPNPRFLGLPLGLYIHNLGNHDKPKTPSEWAKENPRSYNFVKSIFSEKQSIAYANSFINLNESFLDYKAPEIVSDLKVRRTADNLWAYYKTQGYFNSSVNAKIKRDSTHKKATVSYHIKKGKPTTLDTINIKIESPVLDSIYKNSNLESLLKMGDQYKDQTFRKEAASVVKLYRNKGVYHFTESALGFYVDSTRTDFKTNVDFIISANRLIDEDGQYKERPYKVHTIKEVNVITDYSYTRKDKTFRDTLTYNGINFSAYRKIRYNPKYLSQSLFLKPGETYKDTLTNLTRTHLKSLQNFKSTNISFTTIPGTDDELKMDILLAPLEKYTLGVETELTHSNIRNLGVSGKFSITNRNTFKGAELLKLSLLGSWFNSNNGPGWEIGADASVEIPRFLAPFGLSKLVPKEMSPRTLISLGSSFQKNIGLDRQTFTFLTDYKWQYNSKKTIQLEVLNMQYIQNLNVGSFFTIYNSEYESLNQVAQSFDNFNYNNTDRTLDLPEEAISFMQAVANDNSFQNSNPEEFNNTLNILDRYNIITSDFLIPTIAYNYTYNNQSDFKDNNFSFFRVRVANSGNIFGLLSKKTNTNNKKTFLSIPLAEYFKTDIEYKKFWTLGTGNSVFAFRTFLGAIFTYDNSDIPFTKSYFAGGSNDIRAWQTYELGPGGRNSGLEYNVGSFKFLTSAEYRFDVINRLKGAIFVDAGNIWDISSSDFVEEEAKFNSLSSLKNIAVGSGFGARLDFNFLIIRFDVGFKTYEPYLDDNKWFKNYTFNDAVYNIGINYPF; encoded by the coding sequence ATGAAAAAACTTTCGTTCTATTTTTTATTCATCCTCTTTTTAATATCATGTAATTCTACAAAACATGTTATTGAAGGAGAACATATGCTTATTAAAAACGATATTTTTATAGACAGTGTAAAAACACAAGGTGCTGATTTACAAAAATACATTCTACAGAAACCAAATCCGCGTTTTTTAGGTTTACCTTTAGGTTTATACATCCATAATTTAGGAAATCATGATAAGCCAAAAACGCCAAGTGAGTGGGCGAAAGAAAACCCGCGTTCTTATAATTTTGTGAAAAGTATTTTTTCTGAAAAGCAAAGTATTGCTTACGCAAATTCATTTATAAATCTTAATGAATCTTTTTTAGATTATAAAGCTCCAGAAATTGTTAGTGATTTAAAAGTAAGAAGAACTGCGGATAACTTATGGGCGTATTATAAAACGCAAGGCTATTTTAACTCTTCTGTAAACGCTAAGATTAAAAGAGATTCTACACACAAAAAAGCGACTGTTAGTTATCATATTAAAAAAGGAAAACCAACAACTTTAGACACGATTAACATAAAAATAGAATCGCCTGTATTAGATTCAATTTATAAAAACTCAAACTTAGAAAGCCTTTTAAAAATGGGCGATCAATACAAAGACCAAACCTTTAGAAAAGAAGCTGCAAGTGTTGTAAAATTATACAGAAATAAGGGTGTTTATCATTTTACAGAATCTGCCTTAGGCTTTTATGTAGATTCTACAAGAACAGATTTTAAAACAAATGTAGATTTTATAATTTCAGCAAATCGTTTAATTGATGAAGATGGCCAATACAAAGAAAGACCTTATAAAGTACATACAATTAAAGAAGTAAATGTAATTACAGATTACTCATATACAAGAAAAGACAAAACATTTAGAGATACTTTAACTTATAATGGCATCAATTTTTCTGCATATCGCAAAATACGATATAATCCTAAATATTTATCGCAATCCTTATTTTTAAAACCGGGAGAAACTTATAAAGATACACTTACCAACTTAACAAGAACACATTTAAAATCTCTTCAAAATTTTAAATCAACCAACATTTCGTTTACCACAATTCCGGGTACAGATGATGAGCTTAAAATGGATATTTTACTAGCTCCGTTAGAAAAATACACTTTAGGTGTAGAAACTGAGTTAACACATTCTAATATTAGAAATTTAGGGGTTTCTGGTAAATTTTCTATTACCAACAGAAATACTTTTAAAGGTGCAGAATTATTAAAATTATCACTTTTGGGTTCTTGGTTCAATTCTAATAACGGGCCTGGTTGGGAAATTGGTGCAGATGCATCTGTAGAAATACCTAGATTTTTAGCCCCTTTTGGGTTAAGTAAATTAGTACCAAAAGAAATGTCGCCAAGAACATTAATTTCTTTGGGGTCTAGTTTTCAAAAAAATATTGGTTTAGACAGGCAAACATTTACTTTTCTTACGGATTATAAGTGGCAATATAATTCAAAGAAAACTATACAATTAGAAGTTTTAAATATGCAATACATTCAGAATTTAAATGTTGGTAGTTTTTTTACTATATATAATTCTGAATACGAAAGCTTAAACCAAGTTGCACAATCTTTTGATAATTTCAATTATAATAATACTGATAGAACTTTAGATTTACCAGAAGAAGCAATTTCTTTTATGCAAGCTGTTGCTAATGATAATTCTTTTCAAAATTCAAATCCAGAGGAATTTAATAATACCTTAAATATTTTAGATCGATATAATATCATTACTTCAGATTTTTTAATTCCTACTATTGCTTATAATTACACCTATAATAATCAATCTGATTTTAAAGACAATAATTTCTCCTTTTTTAGAGTAAGAGTTGCCAATTCTGGAAATATTTTTGGCCTATTATCAAAAAAGACAAATACCAATAATAAGAAAACTTTTTTAAGCATTCCTTTAGCAGAATATTTTAAAACGGATATAGAATATAAAAAGTTCTGGACACTTGGTACAGGCAACTCAGTTTTTGCTTTTAGAACTTTTTTAGGTGCAATTTTTACTTATGATAATTCTGATATTCCTTTCACAAAAAGTTATTTTGCTGGTGGTTCTAATGATATCAGAGCTTGGCAAACCTATGAGTTAGGACCAGGAGGTAGAAATTCTGGATTAGAATACAATGTTGGTAGCTTTAAATTTTTAACCAGTGCAGAATATCGTTTTGATGTAATTAATAGGTTAAAAGGGGCCATTTTTGTTGATGCAGGTAATATTTGGGATATTTCTAGTTCTGATTTTGTAGAAGAGGAAGCCAAATTCAATAGTTTATCTTCTTTAAAAAATATTGCTGTAGGTTCTGGTTTTGGCGCAAGATTAGATTTTAATTTCTTAATAATTCGTTTCGATGTTGGTTTTAAAACTTATGAACCTTATTTAGATGATAACAAATGGTTTAAGAATTATACTTTTAATGATGCCGTTTACAATATAGGTATCAATTATCCTTTCTAA
- the rodA gene encoding rod shape-determining protein RodA has protein sequence MRQERNNIFAGIDWILVFLYIALVGFGWVNIYAASKTEDNHQIFDFTTKYGKQLIWIGLSTPLVIAILFFNSKFYEKYASILYIISLFSLILLFPFGKEINGAKSWFNFGFMGLQPSEFAKACTALAVAKLLSDRQYNFKLVKNQIKAFIIVFFPAFLIFLQPDAGSAIIYLSFFFVLNREGLTLNYILLGSGFIILFILTIFFGSKWVVIISFLLITILVAYLFYRGGKRFFRFNWFKIVSVYGIIGIFILGTGYIYKNLLPAHQKDRFDILLGKKVDNKGIGYNSYQSELTISSGGFNGKGFLKGDLTQGDFVPEQHTDYIFSTVGEEWGFLGSSLVIILFMLLLYRIIYLAETHSNKFGRIYGYGLASILFFHVIVNIGMVIGLLPTVGIPLPFFSYGGSSLWGFTILLFIFIRLDAHKNYDF, from the coding sequence TTGCGTCAAGAACGAAATAATATTTTTGCAGGTATCGACTGGATACTAGTTTTTCTATACATTGCGCTAGTTGGTTTTGGATGGGTAAATATTTATGCAGCATCTAAAACAGAAGACAATCATCAAATTTTTGATTTTACCACCAAATATGGTAAACAACTTATTTGGATAGGATTAAGTACACCTTTAGTTATTGCAATTCTTTTTTTTAACTCAAAGTTTTATGAAAAATACGCAAGTATTCTTTATATAATTTCCCTATTCTCTTTAATTCTACTTTTCCCTTTTGGTAAAGAAATTAACGGAGCTAAATCTTGGTTTAATTTTGGTTTTATGGGTTTGCAACCATCAGAATTTGCAAAAGCTTGCACAGCACTTGCTGTAGCCAAATTATTGAGTGATAGACAGTATAATTTTAAGCTAGTTAAAAATCAGATAAAAGCATTTATAATTGTCTTCTTTCCTGCATTTTTAATCTTTTTACAACCAGATGCAGGTTCTGCAATTATTTATTTATCATTCTTCTTTGTACTTAATAGAGAAGGTTTAACTTTAAATTACATCCTTTTAGGCTCTGGTTTTATCATACTTTTTATTTTAACTATTTTCTTCGGATCTAAATGGGTTGTAATAATTTCATTTTTATTAATTACAATACTAGTCGCGTATTTATTCTATAGAGGAGGAAAACGTTTCTTTAGATTCAATTGGTTTAAAATAGTAAGTGTTTATGGAATTATTGGAATTTTTATTTTAGGTACAGGTTACATTTATAAAAATCTTTTACCAGCCCATCAAAAAGATAGATTCGATATTTTATTAGGTAAAAAAGTAGATAATAAAGGGATTGGCTATAACTCTTATCAATCAGAATTAACAATTAGTTCTGGTGGTTTTAACGGAAAAGGATTTTTAAAAGGAGATTTAACCCAAGGAGATTTTGTACCAGAACAACACACAGATTACATTTTTAGCACAGTTGGTGAAGAGTGGGGCTTTCTAGGAAGCAGTTTAGTTATAATTCTTTTTATGCTACTATTGTATAGAATTATTTATTTGGCAGAAACCCATAGTAACAAGTTTGGTAGAATTTATGGCTATGGGTTAGCTTCTATTCTGTTTTTTCACGTAATAGTTAATATAGGTATGGTTATTGGTCTTTTACCTACTGTTGGTATACCTCTACCCTTTTTTAGTTATGGAGGTTCTTCTTTATGGGGATTTACTATCTTACTCTTTATCTTTATAAGATTAGATGCTCACAAGAACTACGATTTTTAA
- a CDS encoding OmpP1/FadL family transporter: MKRFFTIATLFAVTFTSFSQSLGYQDLGLLFSQDDNNGTARFTAMSGAFGALGGDISSININPAGLSVFNNSLLTGTLNSRSSDINANYYGNSTTTQNEFINLSQVGAVLVFDSAYKSDWTKFAIGFNYRITKDFNDNFIATGNSDVTTFSEFPLDNNDPAFNYNIADGQSFDNRYTGELSEFSVGFSSVHQNKLHVGLGLNFYDLNFSQQSDLTELNSDADGNELDAFLYQENFSTGTGFSANVGFIYKANQSFRFGLSYQTPTWFTEIIEETNIVDNDGYFGDTEIVVRNDNDNAVYRNTDFGGFPSQNFIYRLKTPSKLTASGALIFGKKGLLSFDYTNKNFKNIRLSGADFSPENQDFQDNYKNTHNFNIGTEWRFDRFSLRGGYKFEQSPDIAALESDDLKGYSLGGGYNFGNFKIDFAYSDSNRTAAYNFYSGFDVNAADLTLDNRVFTATVSLSL, encoded by the coding sequence ATGAAACGATTTTTTACAATAGCGACTTTGTTCGCAGTAACTTTTACGTCTTTTTCGCAATCCTTAGGCTATCAAGATTTAGGACTTTTATTCTCTCAAGACGATAATAACGGAACTGCTCGTTTTACAGCAATGAGTGGTGCTTTTGGAGCATTAGGTGGAGATATTTCATCAATAAATATAAATCCTGCAGGTTTATCTGTCTTTAATAACAGTCTATTAACAGGTACTTTAAACTCTAGAAGCTCAGATATTAATGCCAATTATTATGGCAACTCTACAACAACACAAAATGAATTTATTAATTTATCGCAAGTTGGTGCTGTATTAGTTTTTGATAGTGCTTACAAAAGTGATTGGACAAAATTTGCAATAGGTTTTAACTACAGAATTACAAAAGATTTTAATGATAACTTTATTGCAACAGGTAATAGTGACGTAACTACATTCAGCGAATTTCCTTTAGATAATAATGATCCTGCTTTTAATTATAATATTGCAGATGGGCAAAGCTTCGATAATCGTTACACAGGTGAATTAAGTGAATTTTCTGTTGGTTTTTCATCAGTTCATCAAAATAAATTACACGTAGGTTTAGGTCTTAATTTTTATGATTTAAATTTTAGTCAGCAATCAGATTTAACTGAATTGAATAGCGATGCAGATGGTAACGAATTAGACGCTTTTCTATATCAAGAAAACTTTTCTACAGGAACAGGTTTCTCTGCAAATGTAGGTTTTATTTATAAAGCAAATCAAAGTTTTAGATTTGGTTTATCTTACCAAACACCTACTTGGTTTACAGAAATTATCGAAGAAACTAATATTGTTGATAATGATGGTTATTTTGGTGATACAGAGATTGTGGTTAGAAATGATAATGATAATGCAGTTTACAGAAACACAGACTTTGGTGGTTTTCCAAGCCAAAATTTTATTTACAGACTAAAAACACCAAGTAAATTAACAGCAAGTGGCGCACTAATTTTTGGTAAAAAAGGGCTATTAAGTTTCGATTACACCAATAAGAACTTTAAAAACATTAGGCTTTCAGGAGCTGATTTTTCACCAGAAAATCAAGATTTTCAAGACAATTATAAAAACACTCACAACTTTAATATTGGTACAGAATGGCGTTTTGATAGATTTAGTTTAAGAGGTGGTTATAAATTTGAGCAAAGTCCAGATATAGCTGCTTTAGAATCTGATGATTTAAAAGGGTATTCTTTAGGTGGTGGTTATAATTTTGGGAATTTTAAAATAGATTTTGCATACAGTGATAGTAATAGAACTGCAGCCTATAATTTCTATTCTGGTTTTGATGTAAATGCCGCAGATTTAACTTTAGATAATAGAGTTTTTACAGCAACAGTTTCATTAAGCTTGTAG
- a CDS encoding NifU family protein, whose product MQETKITIQETTNNTILKFNSTKILINGGSYEFSNIDEAKNSPLAQQLFYLPFVKKIFITANFIAIQRFDIVEWIDVQDEVAEQIEAYIADGNVVVNEQTSSTKKEAIEVYAEVTPNPAVMKFGTNKSLTQTDVEFKNIEEASKSSPLAQAIFNFPFVKEVFISDNYISVTKYDMVEWNEVFAEVRSFIREYLVDGKTIIKELPNQTLTETKAENSAPKVALEGIPAQIADILEEYIKPAVAGDGGNIAFRSYDEQNKVVSVILQGACSGCPSSTATLKNGIETLLKEMLPNQINEVVAING is encoded by the coding sequence ATGCAAGAGACAAAAATTACCATACAAGAAACTACGAATAACACCATATTAAAATTTAATAGTACCAAAATTTTAATAAACGGAGGTAGTTATGAATTTTCTAATATAGACGAAGCTAAAAACTCACCTTTAGCACAACAATTATTCTACTTACCCTTTGTAAAAAAGATATTTATCACAGCCAATTTTATAGCAATACAACGTTTTGATATTGTAGAATGGATTGATGTACAAGATGAAGTTGCAGAACAAATTGAAGCTTATATTGCAGACGGAAATGTGGTTGTTAATGAACAAACCTCATCAACCAAAAAAGAAGCAATAGAAGTTTATGCAGAAGTTACACCAAACCCTGCAGTAATGAAATTTGGCACAAACAAATCATTGACTCAAACTGATGTTGAATTTAAAAATATAGAAGAAGCAAGTAAATCATCACCTTTAGCGCAAGCTATTTTCAATTTTCCTTTTGTAAAAGAAGTTTTTATTTCTGATAATTATATTTCAGTTACTAAATATGATATGGTAGAATGGAATGAGGTATTTGCAGAAGTAAGAAGCTTTATCCGTGAGTATTTAGTTGATGGTAAAACGATAATTAAAGAATTACCAAATCAAACATTAACAGAAACAAAAGCAGAAAATTCGGCTCCAAAAGTAGCATTAGAAGGTATACCGGCACAAATTGCAGATATTTTAGAGGAATACATTAAACCTGCTGTTGCTGGTGATGGAGGAAATATTGCTTTTCGTTCTTATGATGAGCAAAACAAAGTGGTTAGTGTAATTTTACAAGGCGCTTGTAGTGGTTGCCCATCTTCTACTGCAACTTTAAAAAACGGAATTGAAACTTTGTTAAAAGAAATGTTACCTAATCAAATTAACGAAGTTGTAGCTATTAACGGATAA
- the ubiE gene encoding bifunctional demethylmenaquinone methyltransferase/2-methoxy-6-polyprenyl-1,4-benzoquinol methylase UbiE has product MSAEKINPYKDSKLGKKEQVAQMFDNISENYDGLNRVISLGIDVKWRKKVVEIVGKNNPKQILDIATGTGDLALMMADLNPYRIVGLDISAGMLEVGKQKIAKANLSDKIEMMVGDSEAMPFDDNTFDAITVSFGVRNFANLNKGLKEIARVLKPTGVLVILETSNPVKFPFKQGYKLYTNLFLPVVGKLFSKDKVAYSYLSESANSFPFGEAFNNILRKNGFTHTKDTPVTFGVATIYTASK; this is encoded by the coding sequence ATGTCAGCAGAAAAAATAAATCCATACAAAGATTCTAAACTAGGCAAAAAAGAACAAGTTGCCCAAATGTTTGATAATATTTCTGAAAATTACGATGGTTTAAACAGAGTAATTTCTTTAGGAATAGATGTAAAATGGCGTAAAAAAGTTGTAGAAATTGTTGGTAAAAACAATCCAAAACAGATTTTAGATATTGCTACAGGTACAGGAGATTTAGCTTTAATGATGGCAGACTTAAATCCTTATAGAATTGTTGGTTTAGATATTTCTGCAGGTATGTTAGAGGTTGGTAAACAAAAAATTGCCAAAGCGAATTTATCTGATAAAATAGAAATGATGGTTGGCGATTCTGAAGCTATGCCATTTGATGATAATACTTTCGATGCTATTACAGTTTCTTTTGGTGTGCGTAATTTTGCAAACTTAAATAAAGGGTTAAAAGAAATTGCACGTGTTTTAAAACCAACAGGAGTTTTAGTTATTTTAGAAACGTCTAACCCAGTTAAATTTCCTTTTAAACAAGGTTATAAATTATACACAAATCTATTTTTACCAGTTGTTGGTAAATTGTTTTCTAAAGATAAAGTTGCTTATTCTTATTTATCAGAATCTGCAAATTCTTTTCCTTTTGGTGAAGCTTTCAACAATATTTTACGAAAAAATGGGTTTACACATACAAAAGATACACCAGTAACTTTTGGAGTTGCCACAATTTATACTGCAAGCAAATAA